ATAAATCACACCTTTTTAGCCACAGTTGCATTTTTATTGCTTTGTGGAAATGTTAAGGCCCAGGATCATCGCTTTGATCCGCCCTGGAATACTCCACCTGAAAGTAAAGTTCAGTTCACAGTACCTGGAGTAGACAATGTGCCTGATCTTTTTGGAGACATTAATGATCCCCAACTGGTGGTTTTCTTTGCCGGTAACCAGTTTATGTGCATTGACGAATTAATTGCAGCCTTTAAAAAGTCATATCCACATTATCAGCGGGTATTTGCCGAAACGCTTCCCCCAGGCATTTTAGCCCAACAAATAAAAACCGGTAGCATTGTGGTGGGCAACATGAGAATTACCTTAAAGCCGGATGTTTATACAGCTGGTAAGAACCGGATAGACATGACCCCTGAATGGTTTAGCAAAACGACTTTATATGCTAGAAACAGGTTGGCAATCATGGTCCAAAAGGGAAATCCGAAGGCATTGAAGTCACTCAAAGATTTAGCAAATAAAGAGCTGAGGATCAGTATGCCCAATCCAGAGAATGAAGGGATCGGTAAACGTATTGAAGAAGCCTATGTGAAAGCTGGAGGGGAAACATTAAAATCTACCATCATGGAAGATAAAGTTAAAGATAAGACTACTTATCTTACCATGATCCATCATCGCCAATCACCAATGAGGATCCTATACAACGAAAGTGACGCCGCTCCAGTATGGTATACTGAGGCCTACTATCAGAAAATGATTGGCCATCCTGTTGAGCTCATTGAAATTCCTGAAAAAGAGAATATCCATGCGCAATATATAGCGGGACAGTTAAAAGATGCGCCACATCCGGCCGCTGCAAAAGATTTTATGGATTTTTTGATCAGTCCGCAGGCTGCTGCCATCTACAAAAAGTTTGGTTTTGATTTACCTTAAACATAAACACAATGAAAAATATATTTTTAACCATATTGTCAGTCGTTGCTGTAGTGACCATTGGGAATGCACAAATCCCAAACGATACTTTATATGTCTATGGTCCCGGTGGGCCGCTCGGACCGATCAATGAATGTGCGAAGGTTTTTGGAAAGCAGCATGATATCGTAATTAAAGTCACTGCCGGGCCAGATAATGAATGGATGCCGGATGCAATGAAACATGCAGATCTGTTCTTTGGAGGAGCAGAATACATGCTTTCAAAATTCATGTCTGACCACCCAAACATGATAGTGGCGAACTCTCGGACA
The sequence above is drawn from the Pedobacter frigiditerrae genome and encodes:
- a CDS encoding molybdate ABC transporter substrate-binding protein translates to MKYINHTFLATVAFLLLCGNVKAQDHRFDPPWNTPPESKVQFTVPGVDNVPDLFGDINDPQLVVFFAGNQFMCIDELIAAFKKSYPHYQRVFAETLPPGILAQQIKTGSIVVGNMRITLKPDVYTAGKNRIDMTPEWFSKTTLYARNRLAIMVQKGNPKALKSLKDLANKELRISMPNPENEGIGKRIEEAYVKAGGETLKSTIMEDKVKDKTTYLTMIHHRQSPMRILYNESDAAPVWYTEAYYQKMIGHPVELIEIPEKENIHAQYIAGQLKDAPHPAAAKDFMDFLISPQAAAIYKKFGFDLP